DNA from Quercus lobata isolate SW786 chromosome 1, ValleyOak3.0 Primary Assembly, whole genome shotgun sequence:
TCCGACTACTAATAGTACTTCCTTAAGTGCTCGATGTTCTACGGGTGATGAAGCCTCTTCCCGTTGAGGGTTTCCAAGTAGTAAATCCCCTTCTTGTGGCAGTTGGCGATCTTGTAGAGTCCCTCCCAATTGAGGCCCAACTTACCCTGTGAGGGATCTCTGGTGGCTATTGTTACCTTCCTTAGGACCAAGTCCCCGATCTGAAAATGACGAGACTTAACCTTGGTGTTGTAGTGCCTTGCCATAAAGTCCTGATAACGAACCATCCCCTATTCTACCGTTGCTCTGACTTCCTCAAGAAGATCTAACTGTGGGTGCATCCCTTCTTCGTTACTTCCTTCATAATGATGTGATACTCGATGGCTGGTCAGTCCTACTTCTGTCGGGATGACGGCCTCGTGTTTGTATGCGAGGCGGAAAGGTGTTTCTCCTATAGGTGTGTGAATCGTTGTCCTATAAGCCCGCAGGATACCGGGTAACTCATCTGGCCATAtgccctttgccccctcaagccgaaTCTTGATTATCTTCAGTAGGGATCGATTTGTGACTTTAACTTGTCCGTTGGCCTAGAGGTGAGCAGGAGAGAAGTAATGATTCTTGATCTCCAACTATTGGCAAAAATCTCTAAATGCATCATTGTCGAATTGCTTTCCATTGTCAGAGACGATGACCCTGGGAATTCTGAAGTGGCAAATGATGCTTCTCTATTTGAAGCTTCAGACATTTTTCTCTATAATAATGGCCAATGGTTCTACCttgacccatttggtgaagtagttgATCCTTATAAGGAGGAACTTGAGCTACTGTATGGCGATGAGGAAGGGTCCAACTGTGTCCAATCCCCACTAGGCGAAAGGCTGAGGGGCGCTCATCGGTGTAAGTTCCTTGGTTGGTTGCCATATGATATTGCTGAAGCATTGGCACTTGTCACACGTCCTTACGTAGGACTGGGCATCCTTCTACATAGTGGGCTAATAATATCCAGCTCGTATCAACTTATAAACCAGCGAGTATGCTCCCGAATGGTTCCTGCATATCCCTTCGTGTACTTCTCTCATGACATAGTCTGTTTCATCAGGGATCAGGTACCTTAGATACGAACGAGATAAACCCCTTTTGTAAAGGACATCTCCCATCATGACTAAACGTGAAGATTGTATCTTCAGCCTATGAGAAGCGTCGTAATCTTCTGGCAATGTCCCATTCCTAAGGTAGGATATGATCAGTGTCATCCAGTCAAGAGGGGGATACTTGTACTTCCATTTTGTAAATGGCAAGGGAATATTGGATGAAGGATAGTACCTAACTAATGACATCTGTATACTCAGCGAATGCTACTTTGTCCAAATGGTCTACCTATTCAtctcttcccttgggatttgtATGAACTTAACTGAGAATTTCTCGCTCATCTTGCTTTTGACCATGCTCAAGTATTCTTTCATTTGTTCCCCTTTTGCCTTGTAATCACCATTAATGTATCCAACCATAACTTGTGAATCGTAGTGTATGATAGTTGCTTTAGCTAAGTCAAGGCCTAAGAGGACTGCTTCGTATTTGGCCTCATTGTTGGTTGTTGAGAACTGGAGGCGGACCGCACATTCTATTGTATCTTTCTTTGGTGATCGTAGCATGACCCTAGCTCTTTCAGCTCGTTGGTTAGATGAACTGTTTGTCCATATCATCCATGCCATTGATTTCTCCTCTTCATCTTTCCCTGTCGTGAATTTAGTAATGAAATCAACTAAAGCCTGTGCTTTGATTGCAGTCTTGGGTCAATATTGGACATCAAACTCGTCGAGCTTAATCGCCTATAGAACCAGTTGTCCTGTTGCATCCGGGTTGTTCATCATCTTTCGCAGCGGCTTATCTGTTTGGACTCTATGGTGTGCACTTGGAAGTACGGCCTGAGTTTCTGAGCAGCTGTGATCAGTGCGAAGGCCAGCTTTTCCATCGGGGGATATCTCCCTTCAGCTCCCCAAAGTGCCCGACTGGTGTAGTATATGGGTAATTGCACCCAATCTTCCTCCTGTATAAGAGAAGAACTAACGGTCGTTGGGGATACAGCTAAGTAGAGGGTGAGCTCTTCACTAGGCTTAGACAAACTGAGCAATGTTGGGGATGCGAGGTATGCCTTCAGTTCTTCAAATGCCCCCTAGCACTTGTCGGTCCACTCGAAAGCCTTCCTTAGCACCTTAAAGAGGGTAAACACTTGTTCATTACCCTAAAGACAAAACGGTTAAGGGCTGCAACCTTGCCATTCAAGCTTTGCATCTCATTGATGTTCTTTGTAGGAACTATCTACATTATAGCCCAAACCTTGTTGAGATTAGCTTCCACCCCATGCTGTGACACCATAAAGCCCAGGAACTTCCTTGATGCCATGCCAAACACATAGTTACTGGGGTTGAGCTTCATATCGTAGAGGCGAAGGGTATTGAATGTTTCTCGAAGGTTGTCTAAATGGCTTACTTCTCGTGTGCTCTTTACgagcatgtcatctacatatACTTCTACATTTCACCCAATTTGCTGTGTGAACATCTTGTTCACAAGTCTTTGGTACGTTACCCCTGCATTCTTTAATCCAAATGGCACGACTTTGTAGCAGAAGAGTCCTTAGCTCGTGACAAATGAGGTTTTCTCTTGGTCTGCTTCATCCAACCTGATTTGATTGTATCCAGAAAAGGTGTCCATGAAACTCCGCTATTGGTGGTCAGCCATCAAGTCCATAAGGAGGTCAATGCGTGGGAGTGGATAGCTGTCCTTCAGGCATGCTTTTGTTTAGGTcagtgaaatccacgcacattctccacttatTATTTGCTTTTTTGGCTATGACTACGttggccaaccattcggggtagtAGACTTCCCTAATGAAACCTGCCTCCAGTAGTTTGCGTACTTCTTCAACTATCCCTTACTTGGGCGAAGACCCTCTTCTTCTACCGAACTGGGTGGATGAACAGGCATACATTGAGCTTATGTACCATGGTACTAGGGCTAATCCttggcatgtcctcgtgactccaaGTAAAGACATCTCAATTGGTCTTCAGGAAGAGGGCAAACTCTTCACTAACCGAAGGGTCGGCTTGTGTGCCAATACACGTGGTTCGGCTTGGGATGTTGTCGTCTAAGGAGACTTCCTCTAGGTCTTCCATGGGTTCTACTGTTACCCTTCTCTCTTCAATGTTCAACGCTTATAGGTGATCATCCATTTCTAGCATGGAGACTTAACATTCGCGAGCGGCCATTTGGTCCCCTCGTGCCTCCCTTATCTCATACTTCACTGAGAACTTTACTAGCAGGTGGTATATGGATGTAGTTGCCCTCCATATGTTATGCGTGGGTCGAccaatgatggcattgtaggcAGAGGAGCAATTAACTACAAGAAAACTAACCTCCCTAATGAGTTGTTGAGGGTATGTCCTAATGGTTACTGGCAAGGTGATGGTCCTTATAGGGAAGATCTTGGTGCCACTGAAACCTACTAATGTTGTGTCTGATGGTAGGAGGCATTCTCTGTCAATCCTCATCTACTGGAATTCTGGGTAGTAGAGGATATCTGCTGAGCTCCCTTTATCTACTAGAATTTGTCGGGTATTGAAATCTGCAGTTGACAGGTTGATAACCAAGGCATCGTTATGAGGGTGGTGTAGTCACCTAGCATCGTCTTCTATGAAACTGATGACTGGGTTGTCAACCCTTGCTAGCTTTGGAGGCCATCTGGAGATTTGGACGCTTTGCACCATACGTAGATATGTCTTCCTTGCCTTTTTAGATGATCCTCCTATGGTGTTTCCTTCTACAATTATCCTTATTTCTCCGAGCAAGGCTTTGGGCCTTTCTTCAGCCCGTCGGTTGGGCTCGGGGTCCCTTGGCAGGTTTTCGATCTGCTGCTTGAGGTCATAGCACTCAGAGgtgtcatgcccatggtctcggtggaagcgacaatacttgttTCGGGGCCTTTTGCTTGGATCACCCTTCAGCTTTTCTGGCCATGTCAGCACTGCATCATCCCTTATCTGCTTAAGGACTTGATCCAGCAGGGTATTCAAGGGGTGAAGTTTACCATCCTTCCCATCGGGTTTCGATCTCCTATCTTCCCTTCACTCATTCGGCCAGGCTACCTTTCTACTTTTGTTTAGACGAAGGTCATCTTGCCATTGTCTTTTCCTTGGCTCGTCCCTTCAGGCTATCATCGCGTCTTCGGCATTCATGTATTTTGTGGCTTTGTATAGCGTCTCGGCCATTGTCTTTGGATCATTTTGTGGAGGGAGAAGAGAAACTCCCCTAGTCATAACCCACAGGTGAAGGCAGTGACAAGGACTTTGTCGTTGACTTTGTCAATTAGGAGGGCCTTTTTGTTGAAACAGGTTACGTATGACATTAGGCTTTCATCTTCCCACTACATAATACTTAGTATGGCTGCTGAGGATCTTCTGTATCTTTGTCCCCTGATGAAGTGCGTGACAAAGTGTCCACTCAACTCCTTGAAGGTGGAGATAGAATTTGGGGTAAGTTTGCTGAACCATACCCTTGCTGGCCCTTTCAAAGTAGTAGGGAAGGTCCTGCACATTATTTCATCTGCAAGTACATGAGGGTTTTGAACGACTCCAAATGGTCTAGTGGGTCTTGCGACTATCATATGCCTCCACCTATGGCATTTGGAACTTGGCCAGAATGGGGAAAGAAGTCACATGTGTAGTGAAGGGTGAGTTAGTCCGCTAGACTAGTTCGTCCAAGTTGGTGAATGCTTGTCCTCTCAGGGCATTCATCATCATGTCCATTTTTTCTTTCGTCGTTTGCATCTCTTGTGCCATGCGCAACACGCCGACTTCCAGCTCGAAGGGACGACTAGTATCCTGTTGATCTCATCTACTAATGGCATTGCTTTCCTCTTGGTCATCCCTTTCTTGGTGATCATTCATCGGGGGATGATTGTTGTCACGTTCGTCCCTATCTTGTCTGCTCTTGATCATTTTTTTGCTCTAGCTGTCATTCCAACTTATGGTTTTGCTGAGTGAGCAATTCAACCGTTGCAGCAAAGGTTTGTACCTACCTCTCCAATATGCTTGGCGGGTTCCCGGTCTCTTGGTTGGTAGTGGCCATTGATCGTGTCAGGACCATACAACTCTTTGTCTTTGAAACGGTGATATGGCTTATCACTcgtttcccacagacagcgccaactgatgatgttaTGAAATCATTAGTGAGTTGTAGGCTCCAAGTCGCTTCAATAGGTACCTGTGAATAAGAACAAAGGGACCAAACAGAAGGCACcagtgtggtaccggccaaaaaCTCTCCAAATGTCAAGTTAGTGAATGAGAAATCTCCATGAACTTTATAGTGAGAGCTAGAGAGTTTCTATGTACCTGAGAAAAGTAGAGGTCTGGTGTTTATATAGTAGTTGGTGGGAACCAAGATCCCTTGAGAGTGTGGATTTTTCCTTATGGAGAAGATCTAGTATTAGGGTTTTCAAGATTTTAGGGTGTCTTTCCATATGAGGGAGATATGAATCTGTAGCAGGTCCATCTTACGTGATTAGCAAGATGTTTCCTTATGTGAATTTTTGTGAGGGTCAAGTAAGGCCATGCCAAACCCGTCGACTCTCAATTCCCCCCGTTGTCCTTTCATTTGCCTTTCGGATAGTATGCCTTGTCAGGATTTAGTGTGGCCTTGTCGCTTTTTATGCCAGTGCTCTAGTCCTTCCGTCTGCTCTTGAAGGACCGATGGACCTGTAGGCACCGGCGGTTACTCTTGTATGACGTGTCTGGTTCTTAGTAAAAACATCTCTTTCACAAAGTGTCCTTTAACACTTGCACCATCCCTATATATACCAAAGAAAGAAGTGAAATCCAGTTAGAATTCTATAATTGTGTaattgtgtttgagagagagagagagagagagagagagagagagagagctatttCACTTACTTGATAGCCCTATGAAGATACAAAAGATGTTTACGGTAATAGTCAAATCTTTGGGGGACAATAAGGGCTTCCTTGAGTGACAAGGTGGCATTATTGAACTCATCAATTCCTACAAATATAGTTGGGAGAATTTAGTTTCAAATGGAAATCTAATAACTACCAATAGCATTCCAATTTTTCATGACCTTATGGGATaatgtaagaaaaaagaagttagaGGAAATTACCATTCTCAGTGATGTAAATTAGTGGATTGTGATACTTGCTCTTTATGTAGAGCAAAAGATCTTGAAATCCTCAAGGATAAACATGGAGCCAACTTGAAGCAACCTGCAATTCTTTAGGGATACTATCTTAAGGCCAAAACACAATGtgttcatcttttcttttcttcttttttttttctaggaaaCAATGTGTATATCTTTAATTGCAAcataaaagattaaatttttttttaagatattcaTCATGTCAGTTATATGGCATCaatcatattataattatttagtgCCATCAATATACTAAAAcaaaaatgttgtttgtttttttcctctaacTACTAAAACAAAAATGTTGATATGTATTTTGCTAGCTGGTACATACTAGGGACCAATGGGGATCCCATTCCGTGAAGCTACAAAACAAATGGTCTAGTTATTATTACCATATTAGATACATAAGAAACTCATAAGAATGGCTTCGGGTGTTGAATTTGAACATACTAGTAAGATTAGCACTAGAatctgataggccaaaaacgtattgacttcttgtgatgaattaattgattaattagccaagtttattagtTAATCAAATTAACACGCAATTGTacgtggcagcacaaacaaatcaccaattaactaaagtatgcagcggaaaataaattgacaagatgatttgtttacgaatggggaaaacctacatggcaaaacccccatcaggtgattttaaggttaacactcccgagaatccattattatcaaaacaagcgattacaagtaaaggaatcccagtaccttataccaacctacagttgaacccttccaatacctaattggacttgttctgtagtgacaatctctcctttcaatgcacggctcccagtacgtgactaaccaattgcgcggatcccagtacgtgacttgatcaccaacttaaaaaggatgttggctgcaaagttatTCTATTTATCACACGAtaaagatcatgaagttgcttggtcacaaaactctatGGTGTAtagcttcttgaagagaatgaactagggcaaactaggtttctgGTTACACTCTTCTTCACACTTTTGCAACTGTGCTCTTTTGCAACTTTTGtaaccttttacggcccttaaaataattcttatatatgtttagggttgtgagaaaagaaagtctaaacatacattcacggattggatgaaaaacagtcctgaaaaactgagtttcataaacctcaatagatagccatctattgaGCTAGTTGTAGAGCCACGAGTTtcagcagcttttaaacctcgatagatgctagctgttgagctttaatgaacaacactttctgacttgattcttggacagacttgcatagttttaacacttgaacttgaaaccttatttcttaaagcattaaacacatcctagatctacccaattacaagtaaagtgcgttttgtcaaaggattagccaattacataaaatagtgacatatgttcctatcattgaatcacatatgtcctaacagaatCTATCGAGAAACTTGCTCTATTAGTCTATCACTAGTTGGTTGAGGGGCATAAGCTGCAAAATTAGCAGTATAGTAGTTTAATCCTATAATATCAAATGACCTATTTACCTGTTTGGATTGCTCTTTGGTGAACTTGGGTAATCGATCTTTAACGAGAGATCTCATGTTTTGCAGATAGTCACCATTTATTAATGGGTCGAAATACCTGAAATAACAATGAAATTTTTAAGTTCATACATAAATCTATTAAATTTGTGCTTACTGACGGTGAACAAATTCTAAAGAAAGCCACCAAAGAGGTGGTCTTCATGTACAATAAACTAATACTTGTAAACCAAATTATGAAACTGTGCTACAAGCTGCTTCTTGGTAATTAATTGCTAATTAGTATGAGTGATTTTCTTTCCGCTATcctttttgcaatttcattgTAAATTAATATTGTACTTAAAGAGCaacaaaggattttttttttatttttttattttactatttaagaACTAGTAATTAGAGCCATAAGAAAAATCGAACTTAAGCCTCACAATCATAACATATACAATTTATTTCTTGTTTGGAGTTCAGTTATGGAAGAAAGGAAGGTGGAGCggggaaaatgaagaaaaataaataccaaaagATAGGAATGTGAAGGTTTATATTttacgttgttgttgttgttctttctttctttttaaaaatcaattgggTATAAGTATCCTCAAATTCTGTCATAGATcttgttaaaacaaaataaatggtGTAAATATTGTAAGGtcatcaatatttaaataaaattattaatattattttgatatttatttgaaattattaataatgGAGAAAAATATAAGGGTAAACTATATAAATGATCCATATCTTTTATACCGTATTTCAATTTTATCCTTAATGTTTCAATTTagttaatttggtctctaacattTCAATGTCGTGTCAATTTGGTATTTAACATTTCAATcatattgtatttatttatttatatatttattaccctttttggctttgaaacttataattttacaccatttttcaattttttgattttctagccTTTGTTTTGAAACGTGAATCAAGGCTGAACAAAATACGGTATCGACACTagcaaaaagtcaaaattttcagtCTTACTAGTTTGTTCCTTTAGATAAAAGAAGTTAGTCCATTTagtatctattttttttttaataatttttttttgtttaaagaaaaatatgagacaaaaaTGCTTTTTTGGGAAGAGGTGAAGTATGTTAGAGatgcttattattattattattattattattattattattattatgtacaatatagaaattttactctagtctaatctaagtgtatatgtgtgtgaatctttctcttgaagacttgaaccccgacccttACCCTCCCACATTTATAAGCACTTATAAATATGAAGTGACCATCAAGCCAAGGGTGCGCAGTGGTGCTTATTAATTAATATGTcacaaatcccaaaaaaaaattaaataaggtCCTGTTAATGAGTGTCTGAAGATAGTAGataacatttaatttttaattataattgatCACATTTTTTGGTACAATTGCACATCTGTCGGCTaaagagggattttttttttcttggctttCCAATGCAGTGGGGAACATTAAATTCCTACTTAACATATGCACAAATGCAACCATTAACAAAAGCCATTTAAATAttcacataatattttttttaaatgacaccAATTATATTCTTGACACATCATTTTATaagatttttataataaaatttatagtcgTTCTAGAAGTTTCCATCTTCTTGGAATTCAAACCAATGGATTGTTTTCtatatagtataaatataaaataatatattatttaacaaGCATTTCTACATTGGAGTCGAGCTCCATACCAATTACATAATTTTAGGAGCAtacaaatgaagaagaaaatatcTTCAATTTATTGAATGCTAAtagatatttcataattttagcATAGTCCATATCTTCTTCTTGAGGAATTTCTTGTACCAACGGGCTGAATGTTTAAGGTATCTTTGATTCCCATTTTTATAATCTACAAAGTTCATTCCAAATCGAATAGTGTAACCAGAGGACCACTCAAAATTATCCAACAATGACCAAGCAAAATATCCCTTCACATTCGCACCTTCCCTATATATACCAAAGAAAGAAGTGAAATCCAATTAGAATTCTACAattctatgtgtgtgtgtgtgtgtgtgagagagagagagagagagagggagagagagagagagagagagagagattgcaCTTACTTGATAGCCCTAAGAAGATACCAAAGATGGTCACGGTGATACTCAAGTCTTTGTTGGTCAGCAAGGGCTTCTTTACGCGACAAGGTAGCATTATTGAATTCACTCACTCCTACAAATATAGTTGGGAGAATTTAGCTTCAAATGGAAATCTCATAACTAGCAATAACGCTCCCATTTTTCATGAGCTTgtgggataataataataataataataaaacaaaacaaaacaaaaaaaaggagttaGAGGAAATTACCATTCTCGGTGATGTAAATTAGTGGATTGTGGTACttcctctttatatagagcaAAATCTCTTGAATTCCTTTAGGATAAATATAGAGCCAACTTGAAGCCGTCTGCAATTTTTAAGGGATACTAACATAAGACAATATGATGTGATTATCTTTAATTGCAagatagaatatatatatatatatatataagatattcATCGTATATatggacaaaatgggcttctgcccttttcgggcaaattaattagccttttgcctcttcccaaactaattagggaaatgcccctcttttgaaactcgactttctcaaaattgagttaatttttttttttctagaaccctatagtgacatttttaaggacttatagtgacgttttaagaacctatagtaacgttttataacttgatatccatgaaatcgagttataggcaatttcactatagggcttaactcgattttgaaaaagtcaagtttcaaaagaggggcatttccctatttagtttaggaaaaatggcaaaaggctaattaatttgcccgaaaagggcagaagcccattttgtcctcgtatatatataaaagatattcATCGTATCAttgatatccaaaaaaaaaggttgtttgtttttcctcttAACTACTAGAACGAAAATGTTGATATGTATTTAGCTAGCTAGTACATACCGCTGGGCCAATGAGGATCCCATTCCGTGAAGCTACAAAGACAATAAAAAGAATGACCAAGTTAGTATTACCATATTAGATACATAAGAAACTCATAAGCATGGCTGCAAGTGTTGGATTTGTACTTACCAGTAAGATTAGCAGCAGAATCAGTCGTGTAACTTGCTCTATCAAAAGTAGGCTGAGGGGCATAAGTTGCATAATAAGCAGTATAGTAGTTTAATCCTATAAAATCAAATGACCCTTTTACCAACTTGGATTGCTCTTTGGTGAACTTGGGTAATCGGTCTTCAACGAGAAATCGCATGCTATGCGGATAGTAACCATTTGTCAATGGGTCCATACACCTgcaaaaacaatagaaaaatttaaaatcaaactttttaagactTAGGcactggaaaaaaaattctttgactCCTAAAAATGGAAATAGTATTTTGATCAATGATACTTCCACGTCATCcgtattaaaatttaataaacaataGATATGTGTAAAATAACTACACACTAATAAATGTCTTTCATTTATTAGTGAATAGTTATTTTTTGTAGACATGTCTTTTACTTATTAGATTTTGATACTACTGATGtagtatcatttgataccaaatagCTCCTAAAAATGAGATAGCCCTCCAAAGTCCAAAgagtgattgttttttttttttttaaacatttcaaTATCAAATTAGATAGCTTTTGTATATTTATTAGTTAACTTTTATATTCACTTTACTTTTGAATAGtgacttattttattttattttattttttgagaaaaacttattttagtatttaaaaaaattcaagactttgtctttaaaaaacaaaacatatatataagtGCTACTTACCCATAGCAAAATTTCCAAATCTTGCCCCTGACttcaatatataattaatcATTAAGAGATCTAATTTTGATCTTGCCCCTGACCTCAATATACTTTCATCCCACGACAAAAAATCCACATAGGAGAATCTtacaaaagaaaccaaagaaacaaCACCTAAGTCTTGCCtaaagattaaattataaaataaaaaataaaaaacatgtagCAGGACTTACCATCCAAGCATGAAATCAAGGGAACGTAGTGCGGCCCCGCGGTCTCTCTTTGTATGATACAATGGCTTTATCCAGTGACTCGGTAACGTTATCCCGATTGCACCTTTCTGTGCTGCCTGCATGGTGAACATTTTTTTACACTCAAAGCTTATTCAAGGGATTTCTTATATTTATCTAAGTTAAACTTCGTTATCATTGTCCAAATCAGTTTAGAAATTGCTATTTATGTGGAACTGTATCATTTCAAAAAGAGGAATGCTACatatacaaactattttacaaattgctgtTATGGCTAACTTCTTACTGGTTCTCATCTGGACCCACCaatgacatcacttttttatttaccaataatcacttaccacatcagtagtttgtaaaaaaaaaaaattgtatctctAGTATTTTCCTTTTGGAAACCAACCATGTacatttaggtttttttatttttttttatttttattttttattttttattttttttttataaattaattataaatctaatatgttaaaattttgtaagttgAACCTGATATTTTTTCCTGTACACTTCAACAGCGGCTGCATGAGCAAGCAGTTGGTTGTGTGTCACCAAATATGGCTCTGTTCCTGAATTCCCACCAGTGCAATTTAGATTTTGCCAGGCAGAGCATCGACCTGGTGCAAATAATAATCCTCCTGCATAACCATTGTTGCTGAAAGTCCATGGCTCATTTAGTGTGATCCAATGCTTTACCCGATCACCAAATTCCTTGAAGAGAAGTTCCGAATAGTCCCGGAAATCATCACTAAATATTAGATGCATATGTTAGAATAATCGCTAAATAAATTCACTTTTTCTTGATAACTTAACCTTTTGGGACAAATGGAGACTTACTAATTTTATAATGGTATTGAGTTTGAACTTGTCTCTCCACTCAATGtcccatttttaaaaaattaaaaatttcaccTATTAGGCTCAGCCATTGAATTGGGCCCCACTTATTAAAGGGATTTTAATGCCATATatgaaattgttaaaataatgattaaatttaataattttaggttTTGACACAAATGCTAGGTTATAACTTAATATCGACGTcctcaatttttcttttttctttttaaccctAAAATGGGAGTCGTTTAGaatcataattatatatatgatacagttaatatatgtaaaaaatctataattggATGGAGAAGAGGCATGGATTATTTGGTGATtaattattcttcttttttttttttttgggtaaatattTGGTGAATCATTCACTTACACAATGTGTGGACTTAGGAAACCACCATACTCATCTTCTAAAGCTTGGGGAATATCCCAATGGAAGATTGTTACAAAAGGCTGTATACCTACATtcagaaatagaaaaataaagtgtgaattataaaatgtaaaataagatcttgatatttttgaattttaatattgaaatcTGACCTTTGCGTAGAAGCCTATTGATG
Protein-coding regions in this window:
- the LOC115976379 gene encoding beta-glucosidase 12-like, with product MAFRGYPDLGLLVFLALLTNVIAVSSSHDTSFSRTSFPRGFIFGTASASYQYEGAAKEDGRGPSIWDTYTHEHPERITDRSTGDVANNQYHRYKKDVWIMKKMHLDAYRFSISWSRVLPKGKLSCGVNRKGINYYNKLINRLLRKGIQPFVTIFHWDIPQALEDEYGGFLSPHIVDDFRDYSELLFKEFGDRVKHWITLNEPWTFSNNGYAGGLLFAPGRCSAWQNLNCTGGNSGTEPYLVTHNQLLAHAAAVEVYRKKYQAAQKGAIGITLPSHWIKPLYHTKRDRGAALRSLDFMLGWCMDPLTNGYYPHSMRFLVEDRLPKFTKEQSKLVKGSFDFIGLNYYTAYYATYAPQPTFDRASYTTDSAANLTASRNGILIGPATASSWLYIYPKGIQEILLYIKRKYHNPLIYITENGVSEFNNATLSRKEALADQQRLEYHRDHLWYLLRAIKEGANVKGYFAWSLLDNFEWSSGYTIRFGMNFVDYKNGNQRYLKHSARWYKKFLKKASLSKNQVR